A window of Lacibacter sediminis contains these coding sequences:
- a CDS encoding DUF4332 domain-containing protein, with the protein MSYKVIDIEGIGPNYAARLETMAIFTTDDLLAQGGTKKGRVAINEITQIPENLILTWVNHADLHRINGVAGQTAELLEAAGVDTVKELATRNAENLRIKMVETNEKFGLTGKVPSAETLAAMIAEAKTLEQKVFH; encoded by the coding sequence ATGAGTTATAAAGTGATCGACATTGAAGGCATCGGGCCAAACTATGCAGCACGATTGGAAACAATGGCCATTTTTACAACAGACGATCTGCTGGCGCAAGGCGGAACAAAAAAAGGACGGGTTGCAATCAATGAAATAACTCAGATTCCTGAGAACCTTATTCTTACCTGGGTGAACCATGCCGATCTCCATCGTATAAACGGCGTTGCCGGACAAACAGCCGAGTTACTGGAAGCAGCAGGAGTTGATACTGTGAAAGAACTTGCAACACGCAATGCCGAAAACCTGCGTATAAAAATGGTAGAGACAAATGAAAAGTTTGGGTTAACCGGTAAAGTTCCATCGGCAGAAACATTAGCAGCCATGATTGCCGAGGCAAAAACACTGGAGCAAAAAGTTTTTCACTAA